Proteins co-encoded in one Pseudomonas fluorescens genomic window:
- a CDS encoding alkyl/aryl-sulfatase: MRPTLHTLIALTLISLAGCDKPPSVASGEATPATAAVIEASIKGLDLNDTRDMADAQRGFIARPSGQILGSDGSVLIDFDAFRFVEGKAPATVNPSLWRHAMLNAQIGLFKVTDGIYQLRGFDIANMTLIEGQTGWIVVDPLTSKETAAAALAFARAQLGDKPVTAIIFTHDHADHFGGVLGITSVAEVAERKIPVVAPVGFMEEATSENVLAGPAMSRRSMYQFGKNLAPGATGMVDTGLGKNVAYGSIGILPPTQIIDQSTQTLMIDGVTFVFHNIPGAEAPAELTFSIPERKAYGGAELLAQTMHNLLPIRGAKVRDALLWSDYAQIALDELGDTEVYFGQHNWPIWGNERIREFITKHRDVYKYMHDQTVRLMNAGYTPNEIADKIQLPDSLASYFGTRGYYGDVRHNVKAIYQMYLGAYDGNPAHLNPLVPKESARRYVELMGGNAKVVEAARVAYDKGEYRWVAELLDQAVLDKPDDKAAKALLAQTYEQLGYQSESATWRNSYLTAAQELRNGPPAKGVRRSDLIELMKQTPTERFLEAMAASLDGPAADGKNWTFNLVLTDTRESFVLWIENAVLHYRKGPSATNANATLTVTKDLFVQLLGGTAGFKDALTSKDLKVDGSTVDLVRFLGLLEKAPGNFAIVAQARD, translated from the coding sequence ATGAGACCGACCCTCCACACCCTGATCGCCCTGACGCTGATTTCCCTCGCCGGCTGCGACAAACCGCCAAGCGTTGCCAGCGGCGAAGCGACGCCTGCCACGGCTGCGGTGATAGAAGCATCAATCAAGGGCCTGGACCTCAACGACACCCGCGACATGGCCGACGCCCAGCGCGGTTTTATCGCCCGGCCGAGCGGACAGATCCTCGGTTCCGACGGCTCGGTGCTGATCGATTTCGATGCGTTCAGATTCGTCGAAGGCAAGGCCCCCGCCACGGTCAATCCGAGCCTGTGGCGCCACGCAATGCTCAACGCCCAGATCGGTCTGTTCAAAGTCACCGACGGCATCTACCAGTTGCGCGGCTTCGACATCGCCAACATGACGCTGATCGAAGGCCAGACCGGGTGGATCGTGGTCGATCCGCTGACCTCGAAAGAAACTGCCGCCGCTGCCTTGGCATTCGCCCGCGCACAACTGGGCGACAAACCCGTGACCGCCATCATCTTCACCCACGACCATGCCGACCACTTCGGCGGCGTGCTGGGCATTACCTCGGTCGCGGAAGTGGCCGAGCGCAAGATTCCCGTGGTAGCCCCTGTCGGTTTCATGGAGGAAGCCACCAGCGAAAACGTGTTGGCGGGACCTGCGATGTCACGTCGTTCGATGTATCAGTTCGGCAAGAATCTGGCGCCGGGCGCAACCGGCATGGTGGATACCGGACTGGGCAAAAACGTCGCCTACGGCAGCATCGGCATTCTGCCGCCCACGCAGATCATCGATCAGTCGACGCAAACGCTGATGATCGACGGCGTGACCTTCGTGTTCCACAACATTCCGGGGGCTGAGGCTCCGGCCGAGCTGACCTTTTCCATCCCCGAACGCAAGGCCTACGGCGGCGCCGAGCTGCTGGCGCAGACCATGCACAATCTGCTGCCGATCCGCGGCGCCAAGGTGCGCGACGCGTTGCTCTGGTCCGATTACGCCCAGATCGCCCTCGATGAACTGGGCGACACCGAGGTCTATTTCGGCCAGCACAACTGGCCAATCTGGGGCAATGAGCGCATCCGCGAATTCATCACCAAGCACCGCGACGTCTACAAATACATGCACGACCAGACCGTGCGACTGATGAATGCCGGCTACACGCCCAACGAGATCGCCGACAAAATCCAGTTGCCCGACTCACTGGCGTCGTACTTCGGCACCCGTGGTTATTACGGCGATGTACGACACAACGTCAAAGCGATCTATCAGATGTACCTGGGCGCTTACGATGGCAACCCGGCGCACTTGAATCCGCTGGTGCCCAAAGAGTCCGCCAGGCGCTACGTCGAACTGATGGGCGGCAACGCCAAAGTGGTCGAAGCCGCGCGCGTGGCCTATGACAAAGGCGAATACCGCTGGGTCGCCGAGCTGTTGGATCAAGCGGTCCTCGATAAACCCGATGACAAGGCCGCCAAGGCACTGCTGGCCCAGACCTATGAACAGCTGGGCTACCAGTCTGAATCCGCGACATGGCGCAACAGCTACCTGACCGCCGCCCAGGAACTGCGCAACGGCCCGCCGGCCAAAGGCGTGAGGCGTTCGGATCTGATCGAGCTGATGAAACAGACGCCGACCGAACGCTTCCTCGAAGCCATGGCCGCGAGTCTCGACGGCCCGGCCGCCGACGGCAAGAACTGGACCTTCAATCTGGTGCTGACCGACACCCGCGAGTCCTTTGTGCTGTGGATCGAGAACGCCGTACTGCACTACCGAAAAGGCCCGTCAGCAACAAATGCCAACGCAACGCTGACTGTCACCAAAGACCTGTTCGTGCAACTGCTGGGCGGCACGGCGGGGTTCAAGGATGCCCTCACCTCAAAAGACTTGAAAGTCGATGGCAGCACGGTGGATCTGGTGAGATTCCTTGGATTACTGGAGAAAGCCCCCGGCAACTTTGCAATCGTCGCCCAGGCGCGCGATTGA
- a CDS encoding potassium transporter Kup translates to MPLLPAVREPRPLSKNNENSPSKSSGAAMLVAAVGVVYGDIGTSPLYTLKEVFSGHYGVQLNHDGVLGILSLIFWSLIWVVSIKYVLFILRANNQGEGGIMALTALARRASAPYPHLSKVLVLLGLFGAALFYGDSMITPAISVLSAVEGLELAFDGIEHWVVPLSVVVLVALFLIQKHGTARIGILFGPVMVLWFVVLGALGVYGIVQRPEVLQALNPIWAVRFFTAHPGMGVAILGAVVLSLTGAEALYADMGHFGRKPIARAWFMLVLPGLVLNYFGQGALILGNPEAVRNPFYLLAPEWALLPMVALSTLATIIASQAVISGAFSLTRQAIQLGYVPRMFIQHTSSQEQGQIYIGTVNWALMVGVVLLVIGFESSSALAAAYGVAVTGTMLITTLLSAAVVLLLWKTPRWLAIPMLSGFLLVDSLYFAANAPKILQGGAFPVIAGIGLFILMTTWKRGRKIIVERLDETALPLPLFISSIRAQPPHRVQGTAVFLTARADAVPHALLHNLLHNQVLHEQVVLLTVVSEDSPRVPVDRRFEVESYGDGFFRVNLHFGFTEEPDVPMALSLCHLAELDFSPMRTTYFLSRETVIPTKRIGMAKWREYLFAFLLKNANSNLKYFKLPLNRVIELGTQVEM, encoded by the coding sequence ATGCCACTACTTCCCGCCGTTCGAGAGCCGCGACCCTTGAGTAAAAACAACGAAAATTCCCCGTCAAAATCCTCAGGCGCAGCCATGCTGGTTGCGGCTGTCGGTGTGGTTTACGGGGATATCGGCACCAGCCCCCTCTACACCCTCAAAGAAGTCTTTTCCGGCCACTACGGCGTGCAGCTCAACCACGACGGTGTGCTAGGCATTCTGTCGTTGATTTTCTGGTCGCTGATCTGGGTGGTCTCAATCAAGTACGTGCTCTTCATCCTGCGGGCGAACAACCAGGGTGAGGGCGGCATCATGGCGTTGACGGCATTGGCCCGTCGTGCGTCGGCACCTTATCCGCACCTGAGCAAAGTGCTGGTGTTGCTCGGTCTGTTCGGTGCGGCGCTGTTCTACGGCGACAGCATGATTACCCCCGCAATCTCGGTGCTCTCGGCGGTAGAAGGGCTGGAGCTGGCGTTCGACGGCATCGAGCACTGGGTAGTGCCGCTGTCGGTGGTGGTGCTGGTGGCTCTGTTTCTGATCCAGAAACACGGCACGGCGCGGATCGGCATTCTGTTCGGCCCGGTCATGGTGTTGTGGTTCGTGGTGTTGGGCGCGCTCGGGGTCTACGGTATTGTGCAGCGCCCCGAGGTGTTGCAGGCCCTGAACCCGATCTGGGCGGTGCGCTTCTTTACGGCCCATCCGGGCATGGGCGTGGCGATTCTCGGCGCGGTCGTCCTTTCGCTGACCGGTGCGGAAGCGTTGTACGCCGACATGGGCCACTTCGGTCGCAAACCGATTGCCCGTGCCTGGTTCATGCTGGTCCTGCCCGGTCTGGTCCTGAATTATTTTGGCCAGGGTGCGTTGATCCTCGGCAACCCGGAAGCGGTACGCAACCCGTTCTATCTGCTGGCCCCGGAATGGGCGCTGCTGCCGATGGTGGCGCTGTCGACGCTGGCGACGATCATTGCTTCGCAAGCAGTGATTTCCGGTGCGTTCTCCCTGACGCGCCAGGCCATCCAGCTGGGCTACGTCCCGCGCATGTTCATCCAGCACACCTCAAGCCAGGAGCAGGGCCAGATCTACATCGGCACGGTCAACTGGGCGTTGATGGTCGGTGTGGTGCTGCTGGTGATCGGTTTCGAATCCTCCAGCGCCCTGGCTGCCGCGTATGGCGTGGCGGTGACGGGCACCATGTTGATCACTACGCTGCTGTCCGCCGCCGTGGTGTTGTTGCTGTGGAAGACGCCGCGCTGGCTGGCGATCCCGATGCTGTCCGGTTTTCTGTTGGTGGACAGCCTGTACTTCGCGGCCAACGCACCGAAGATCCTGCAGGGCGGTGCGTTCCCGGTGATCGCCGGCATCGGCTTGTTCATCCTGATGACCACCTGGAAGCGCGGACGCAAGATCATCGTCGAGCGGCTGGATGAAACCGCGTTGCCGCTGCCGCTGTTCATCAGCAGCATCCGTGCGCAACCACCTCATCGGGTGCAGGGCACGGCGGTGTTCCTGACGGCGCGGGCCGACGCGGTTCCCCACGCGCTGCTGCACAACCTGTTGCATAACCAGGTACTGCATGAGCAGGTCGTGCTGCTGACCGTGGTATCCGAAGACAGCCCGCGAGTGCCGGTGGACCGTCGCTTCGAAGTCGAGTCCTATGGCGACGGCTTCTTCCGGGTGAACCTGCATTTCGGTTTTACCGAGGAACCGGATGTGCCAATGGCGCTGAGCCTCTGTCACTTGGCCGAACTGGATTTCAGCCCGATGCGCACCACGTACTTCCTGAGTCGTGAAACGGTCATCCCGACCAAACGCATCGGCATGGCCAAGTGGCGCGAGTACCTGTTCGCATTCCTGCTCAAAAATGCCAACAGCAACCTGAAGTACTTCAAGTTGCCGCTGAACAGGGTGATCGAGCTGGGGACGCAGGTCGAAATGTAA
- a CDS encoding LysR family transcriptional regulator yields the protein MDLKRLTHLLALADERHFGRAAERVHLSQPALSRSIQALESETGQRLFDRDGGDVRPTPAGEFLIERARRLLFDARSLERDLALYGDGRLGNLAFGVGPFPAAMLMHQVVPRLRREYPQVTLRVEINNWQILEARLRDEAIEFFVADIRNFSADTDLLIRSLGQASAGFFVRPQHPLAGHRVTMRDLETYGIATTRLPAVVKEETAHTLGISTRQALPLALECDDVALLRTVACSTDTILGVIHGAVAEDLRIGNLIELQVVDRPGLHSEIGVVSLPNRSQSPTARCVIDAIVTEMTQRNVST from the coding sequence ATGGATCTTAAACGACTGACACATCTGCTGGCCCTTGCCGATGAACGCCATTTCGGCCGCGCCGCCGAACGTGTGCACCTCAGCCAGCCGGCCCTGAGCCGCAGTATTCAGGCGCTCGAAAGCGAGACCGGCCAACGCCTGTTCGATCGGGACGGCGGTGACGTGCGCCCGACGCCGGCAGGGGAGTTTCTGATCGAGCGGGCGCGACGGCTGCTGTTCGATGCACGTTCGCTGGAGCGTGATCTGGCGCTTTACGGCGATGGCCGGCTCGGCAACCTCGCGTTCGGCGTCGGGCCGTTTCCGGCGGCCATGTTGATGCATCAGGTCGTGCCGCGATTGCGCCGGGAATATCCGCAAGTCACTCTGCGGGTAGAGATCAACAACTGGCAGATACTCGAAGCACGGCTGCGAGATGAAGCGATCGAATTCTTCGTCGCGGACATTCGCAATTTCTCGGCCGACACCGATCTGCTGATCCGCTCACTGGGTCAGGCCTCGGCGGGTTTTTTCGTCCGGCCACAACATCCGCTGGCCGGCCATCGGGTGACGATGAGAGACCTGGAGACTTACGGCATCGCAACGACGCGCCTGCCGGCCGTGGTGAAGGAAGAGACTGCGCATACCCTGGGCATTTCCACGCGCCAGGCCTTGCCGCTTGCACTGGAGTGCGACGATGTGGCGTTGCTCAGGACGGTGGCCTGTTCGACCGATACCATCCTCGGCGTGATTCACGGCGCCGTGGCTGAAGACCTGCGCATCGGTAACCTGATCGAACTGCAGGTCGTGGACAGACCCGGGCTGCATTCCGAAATCGGCGTCGTCAGCCTGCCCAACAGAAGCCAGTCACCGACCGCCCGCTGTGTGATCGACGCCATTGTCACCGAGATGACGCAACGCAACGTCTCGACTTGA
- a CDS encoding OsmC domain/YcaO domain-containing protein translates to MEIKVNFLDNLRLEAKFDDFTVVADQPIRYKGDGSAPGPFDYFLASSALCAAYFVKLYCETRNIPTDNIRLSQNNIVDPENRYNQIFKIQVELPADISDKDRQGILRSIDRCTVKKVVQAGPEFVIEEVENLDADAQALLMPGANSSASTYIPGKDLPLEQTIANMSGILADLGMKIEIASWRNIVPNVWSLHIRDAHSPMCFTNGKGSTKEGALASALGEFIERLNCNFFYNDQFWGLDLANAPFVHYPDERWFKPGSNDELPSEILDPYCLKIYNRDGELRGSHLIDTNSGNEQRGIVSLPFVRQSDGEVVYFPSNLIENLYLSNGMSAGNTLAEAQVQCLSEIFERAVKREIIEGEFALPDVPQEVLAKYPAIMAGIQGLEAQGFPVLVKDASLGGEFPVMCVTLMNPRTGGVFASFGAHPSFEVALERSLTELLQGRSFEGLNDLPQPTFEGQAVTEPNNFVEHFIDSSGVVSWRFFSAQAEYEFVEWDFTGHGENSNVEEAETLFAILKGMGKEVYMAVYEHIGATACRILVPDYSEIYPVDDLIWDNTNKALFFREDILNLHRLNEDELQSLVERLVESELDDYTDITTLIGIEFDDNTVWGQLTILELKLLIWLALGQIEEAKEAVEMFLQYNDNTVERGLFYQAVNGVLEMQLDEDLELADYEANFRRMFGNERMDAAIGSVDGSVRFYGLTPTSVKLEGLDRHLRLIDSYKKLHAARASVKTS, encoded by the coding sequence ATGGAAATCAAGGTCAACTTTCTCGACAACCTTCGACTTGAAGCCAAGTTCGACGACTTCACGGTGGTGGCCGACCAACCGATCCGCTACAAGGGCGATGGCTCGGCACCGGGTCCGTTCGACTACTTCCTGGCTTCGTCGGCGCTGTGTGCGGCGTACTTCGTGAAGCTGTATTGCGAAACCCGCAATATCCCGACCGATAACATCCGCCTGTCGCAGAACAATATTGTTGACCCGGAGAACCGCTACAACCAGATCTTCAAGATTCAGGTCGAGTTGCCGGCGGACATCTCCGACAAGGACCGCCAGGGCATCCTGCGTTCCATCGACCGCTGCACGGTAAAGAAAGTCGTGCAGGCCGGCCCCGAGTTCGTCATCGAAGAAGTCGAAAACCTCGACGCCGACGCCCAGGCATTGCTGATGCCGGGTGCGAACTCCAGCGCCAGCACCTACATTCCGGGCAAGGACCTGCCGCTGGAGCAGACCATCGCCAACATGTCGGGCATTCTCGCCGACCTCGGCATGAAGATCGAAATCGCTTCGTGGCGCAACATCGTGCCCAACGTGTGGTCGCTGCACATTCGCGACGCGCACTCGCCGATGTGCTTCACCAACGGCAAGGGCTCGACCAAGGAAGGTGCGTTGGCGTCGGCACTGGGCGAATTCATCGAGCGCCTGAACTGCAACTTCTTCTACAACGATCAGTTCTGGGGTCTGGACCTGGCCAATGCGCCGTTCGTGCACTACCCGGACGAGCGCTGGTTCAAGCCGGGCAGCAATGACGAGTTGCCGAGCGAAATCCTCGACCCGTACTGCCTGAAGATCTACAACCGCGACGGCGAGCTGCGCGGCTCGCACCTGATCGACACCAACTCGGGCAATGAACAGCGCGGCATCGTTTCGCTGCCGTTCGTTCGTCAATCGGATGGCGAGGTGGTGTACTTCCCGTCGAACCTGATCGAAAACCTGTACCTGAGCAACGGCATGAGCGCCGGCAACACCTTGGCCGAAGCCCAGGTGCAGTGCCTGTCGGAAATCTTCGAGCGTGCGGTGAAGCGCGAAATCATCGAAGGCGAATTCGCATTGCCGGACGTACCGCAGGAAGTGTTGGCGAAATACCCGGCCATCATGGCCGGTATTCAGGGCCTGGAAGCCCAGGGCTTCCCGGTGCTGGTGAAGGATGCGTCGCTGGGTGGGGAGTTCCCGGTGATGTGCGTCACGCTGATGAACCCGCGTACGGGCGGTGTGTTCGCTTCGTTCGGCGCGCACCCGAGCTTCGAAGTGGCGCTGGAGCGCAGCCTGACTGAACTGCTGCAGGGCCGCAGTTTCGAAGGTCTTAACGACCTGCCGCAGCCGACCTTTGAGGGGCAGGCGGTCACCGAACCGAACAACTTCGTCGAGCACTTCATCGACTCCAGCGGTGTGGTGTCGTGGCGCTTCTTCAGCGCCCAGGCGGAATACGAGTTCGTGGAGTGGGATTTCACCGGCCATGGTGAAAACTCCAATGTCGAAGAAGCCGAAACCCTGTTCGCCATCCTCAAGGGCATGGGCAAGGAAGTGTACATGGCGGTGTACGAGCATATCGGCGCCACCGCTTGCCGCATCCTGGTGCCGGATTACTCGGAAATCTACCCGGTGGACGACCTGATCTGGGATAACACCAACAAGGCGCTGTTCTTCCGTGAAGACATCCTGAACCTGCATCGCTTGAACGAAGACGAACTCCAGTCGCTGGTCGAGCGCCTGGTGGAAAGCGAACTGGACGATTACACCGATATCACCACGCTGATCGGCATCGAATTCGATGACAACACCGTGTGGGGGCAACTGACGATTCTGGAACTGAAGCTGCTGATCTGGCTCGCCTTGGGACAAATCGAGGAGGCTAAAGAAGCGGTGGAGATGTTCCTTCAGTACAACGACAACACCGTTGAACGTGGTCTGTTTTATCAGGCGGTCAACGGGGTGCTGGAGATGCAACTGGACGAAGACCTGGAGCTGGCGGATTACGAAGCCAACTTCCGCCGCATGTTCGGCAACGAACGGATGGACGCGGCGATCGGTTCCGTTGACGGCAGCGTGCGCTTCTACGGTTTGACGCCGACCAGCGTGAAACTGGAAGGCCTCGATCGCCATCTGCGACTGATCGACAGCTACAAGAAACTGCACGCGGCCCGGGCCAGCGTGAAGACTTCGTAG
- a CDS encoding AraC family transcriptional regulator: protein MPDAPTQTAYAKRFTVVLAYIDANLEGDLSVKALSQVANFSEFHFHRQFTAYVGVPVSRYVQLMRLRRAAHRLSTLPDHSVMEATLDAGFESPEAFSRAFKRAFGTSPGAFRKAPDWSVWHTVFAIPHFSRSIAMQVRIVDFPGIQVAALDHRGPPGLVNQSVQRFIQWRQQSGQSPVASSRTFGIPYGNPDTTPPEDFHFAICGEIREAVAPNDFNVRELGIPAGRCAVVRHTGSTDHIGETIYPVYRDWLPASGEELRDHPLFFEYLSISPETPKEQWQTDIYVPLC from the coding sequence GTGCCAGACGCACCGACGCAAACTGCCTACGCAAAGCGCTTCACCGTCGTACTCGCCTACATCGACGCCAACCTAGAAGGGGACCTGTCGGTGAAAGCGCTGAGCCAGGTGGCGAACTTCTCCGAGTTCCACTTTCACCGGCAGTTCACGGCATACGTCGGCGTACCCGTCTCGCGCTATGTGCAGCTGATGCGCCTGCGCCGTGCCGCGCACCGCTTGAGCACCCTGCCCGACCATTCGGTGATGGAAGCTACGCTCGACGCCGGGTTCGAAAGTCCCGAAGCGTTTTCAAGGGCATTCAAGCGAGCCTTCGGCACCTCGCCGGGGGCATTTCGCAAGGCTCCGGACTGGAGCGTCTGGCACACGGTCTTCGCCATACCTCACTTTTCAAGGAGCATTGCCATGCAGGTACGAATCGTCGACTTCCCCGGAATCCAGGTCGCTGCACTCGATCACCGAGGGCCACCAGGCCTTGTCAATCAAAGCGTGCAACGCTTCATCCAGTGGCGCCAACAGAGCGGGCAGTCGCCGGTGGCATCAAGCCGCACCTTCGGGATTCCTTACGGCAATCCCGACACGACGCCGCCGGAGGATTTTCATTTCGCGATCTGCGGCGAAATCCGTGAAGCGGTGGCGCCGAATGACTTCAACGTCCGCGAGCTGGGCATTCCTGCCGGCCGCTGCGCCGTGGTGCGTCACACAGGCTCCACCGATCACATTGGTGAAACCATCTACCCGGTCTACCGCGACTGGCTGCCCGCCAGCGGCGAAGAACTGCGCGATCACCCGCTGTTTTTCGAGTACTTGAGCATCAGTCCCGAGACCCCGAAGGAGCAGTGGCAAACGGATATTTACGTGCCGCTGTGCTAA
- a CDS encoding LysR family transcriptional regulator: MSVESYDLLAIFSAVAQERSFTRAAAKLGMSQPALSRAMRQLEERLGVRLLARTTRSVSPTQAGEHLLRVIAPRFEEIDHELALLSEFRDKPAGKLRITAGEHSAITILQPVLAQLLPDNPDLNVEIIVDYGLTDIVAEGFDAGVRLGEQVAKDMIAMRIGPDMRMAVVGSPAYFARHRKPLIPPDLMEHNCITLRMPTHGSLLLWEFEKDGQALNVRVEGQLVFNTIAMRLQSVLQGLGLAYMPEDLVQEHVAQGRLIRVLADWCEPFSGYHLYYPSRRQNSPAFTLLRDALRYGG; the protein is encoded by the coding sequence ATGTCCGTTGAAAGCTACGACCTGCTCGCGATCTTTTCGGCGGTAGCGCAAGAGCGCAGCTTCACCCGTGCGGCGGCGAAACTGGGCATGTCGCAACCGGCCCTGAGCCGGGCGATGCGTCAACTGGAGGAGCGTCTGGGCGTGCGTTTGCTCGCACGCACCACCCGCAGTGTTTCCCCGACCCAGGCCGGAGAGCATCTGTTGCGCGTGATCGCGCCCCGGTTCGAGGAGATCGATCACGAGTTGGCTTTGCTCAGCGAGTTTCGCGACAAGCCGGCCGGCAAGTTGCGCATTACCGCTGGCGAACATTCAGCGATCACGATTCTGCAACCCGTCCTCGCACAGTTGTTGCCCGACAACCCCGACCTGAATGTCGAGATCATCGTCGACTACGGCCTGACCGATATCGTCGCCGAAGGCTTTGACGCCGGTGTGCGGCTGGGCGAACAGGTGGCCAAGGACATGATCGCGATGCGCATCGGACCGGACATGCGCATGGCGGTCGTCGGCTCCCCGGCCTACTTCGCCCGCCACCGCAAACCGCTGATTCCTCCCGACCTTATGGAACACAACTGCATCACCCTGCGCATGCCGACCCACGGCAGCCTGCTGCTGTGGGAGTTCGAGAAGGACGGGCAAGCCCTGAATGTGCGAGTCGAAGGGCAACTGGTGTTCAACACCATTGCCATGCGCCTGCAGTCCGTGCTCCAGGGGCTGGGGCTGGCCTACATGCCGGAAGACCTGGTGCAGGAGCATGTCGCGCAGGGCCGGTTGATCCGTGTGCTCGCCGACTGGTGCGAGCCGTTTTCCGGCTATCACCTCTACTACCCCAGTCGGCGCCAGAATTCACCCGCCTTCACTTTGCTGCGCGATGCGTTGCGCTATGGCGGCTGA